In Paenibacillus sp. G2S3, a single window of DNA contains:
- a CDS encoding xanthine phosphoribosyltransferase, whose translation MELLRQKVLKEGIVLGQGVLKVDSFLNHQMDPFLMREVGREFTRRFSGEEITKVLTIESSGIAPGIMTALELEVPLIFARKQKSLTLTEDIYVEKVYSFTKKETNEITVSKKFIAPGERVLIVDDFLANGEAAFGLARIVEQAGGSVVGIGIVIEKAFQPGNRLLQEAGYRIESLVRIASLEDGRISFVEEEEGLLS comes from the coding sequence ATGGAGCTGTTGAGACAAAAGGTGTTAAAAGAAGGTATTGTACTCGGGCAAGGCGTGCTCAAGGTAGATTCTTTTCTGAATCATCAGATGGACCCCTTTCTAATGCGTGAGGTTGGCCGTGAGTTTACCCGCCGTTTTTCCGGCGAAGAGATTACGAAGGTACTGACGATCGAATCTTCGGGAATTGCTCCGGGGATTATGACGGCATTAGAGCTGGAGGTTCCGCTGATTTTTGCCCGTAAGCAGAAATCCTTGACACTGACAGAGGATATTTATGTAGAAAAGGTTTACTCCTTCACGAAGAAAGAAACGAATGAGATTACCGTTTCCAAGAAGTTCATCGCTCCGGGTGAGCGGGTTCTGATTGTCGATGATTTCTTGGCGAATGGCGAAGCCGCCTTCGGACTTGCTCGTATTGTTGAGCAGGCAGGAGGAAGTGTGGTTGGGATTGGTATTGTGATCGAAAAAGCATTCCAGCCAGGGAATCGGCTTCTGCAGGAAGCTGGCTACCGGATAGAATCGCTCGTGCGAATCGCTTCGCTGGAGGACGGAAGAATTTCTTTCGTGGAAGAAGAGGAAGGGCTGCTTAGCTGA
- a CDS encoding diacylglycerol kinase family protein encodes MYLFIINPRSGGGAGGRTWHTVEALMKERMLPYMTLFTHSAEGAEALVLNTLKHREDWKSVIVIGGDGTLHSILGALRGKNIPMAIIPAGSGNDSARGFGIPLSTESALEAALSERYIEADLISGANGLTLTAVANGFDAQVAENVNASRYKRLCNAIGAGQLAYIIGILHTLMTFKPCRVSVACDGTEHVFEKAWLVSVCNLPSYGGGLLICPQAKADDGQLRRLRRSWVQPRATAAAVPNGTEGQACSVALRVDAAWT; translated from the coding sequence ATGTATCTATTCATCATAAACCCGCGTTCCGGCGGGGGTGCGGGCGGGCGGACCTGGCATACTGTAGAGGCGCTCATGAAAGAGCGGATGCTGCCTTATATGACCTTGTTTACGCATAGCGCAGAGGGTGCAGAAGCCCTCGTTCTAAATACACTTAAACATCGTGAGGACTGGAAATCCGTGATTGTAATAGGCGGCGATGGTACGCTACACAGCATTTTGGGCGCCCTTCGCGGCAAAAACATTCCCATGGCAATCATCCCTGCCGGCTCCGGTAACGACTCCGCACGTGGCTTCGGCATTCCACTTTCTACTGAATCCGCGCTGGAAGCTGCACTCAGCGAACGTTATATCGAAGCCGATCTGATCTCAGGCGCAAACGGACTGACTTTAACAGCCGTTGCCAACGGCTTTGACGCTCAGGTGGCCGAGAATGTGAATGCCAGCCGTTACAAACGGCTGTGCAATGCCATTGGCGCAGGCCAACTGGCTTATATCATCGGCATATTGCATACGCTGATGACGTTTAAGCCATGCCGGGTGAGTGTTGCGTGCGACGGGACGGAGCACGTCTTTGAGAAGGCATGGCTGGTCTCGGTCTGCAACCTGCCCAGCTACGGCGGCGGGCTTTTGATCTGCCCGCAGGCGAAGGCCGATGACGGCCAGCTTCGACGTCTGCGTCGTTCATGGGTGCAGCCGCGGGCAACTGCTGCGGCTGTTCCCAACGGTACTGAAGGGCAAGCATGTAGCGTTGCCCTTCGTGTCGATGCTGCGTGGACGTAG
- a CDS encoding serine hydrolase, translating to MPDIDVSVSKVLRKHVPYLHSPHLSKITLRHLLTMTSGFSWITGKKLGEPFVRNLHRSRRWGSFALSMNIIPEHIGQFQYRSIDSHLISMILTESTGLDAFTYAAEHLFSPLRMTYTAWLPSPEGHSMGHIGLYLNSRDMAKFGICLLNNGVFAKQQIIPKHWLQEALTAQTTGYPAFGDYGYQFWMGTMTGQPYKLAHGHGGQQIILLPKLDAVVVFTAESKTNNWKNPRKLLEKYIIPTMS from the coding sequence ATCCCTGATATTGATGTCTCGGTTTCCAAGGTTCTTCGTAAACACGTTCCATACTTACATTCCCCTCATTTATCAAAAATCACTCTCCGTCATCTGCTCACCATGACTTCCGGTTTTAGTTGGATCACGGGCAAGAAGCTAGGTGAGCCTTTCGTCCGGAACCTCCATCGCAGTCGTCGCTGGGGATCCTTTGCCCTTAGTATGAACATAATCCCGGAACATATCGGTCAATTTCAATACCGCAGTATCGACTCCCATCTGATTTCGATGATCCTTACTGAATCTACAGGTCTCGATGCATTCACCTATGCTGCTGAGCATTTATTCAGCCCTCTCAGAATGACGTACACGGCTTGGTTACCGAGTCCCGAAGGACACAGCATGGGACATATTGGTCTGTACTTGAACTCAAGAGATATGGCTAAATTCGGTATCTGTCTACTTAATAATGGTGTATTTGCGAAGCAGCAGATCATTCCGAAGCATTGGCTGCAAGAAGCACTGACCGCACAGACTACGGGATATCCAGCATTTGGAGATTACGGGTATCAGTTCTGGATGGGTACGATGACCGGCCAACCCTACAAGCTTGCCCACGGGCATGGTGGACAGCAAATTATTCTCCTACCCAAGCTTGATGCGGTTGTGGTCTTTACAGCAGAGAGCAAGACAAACAATTGGAAGAACCCCCGCAAGCTATTGGAAAAGTATATTATACCCACAATGAGCTAA
- a CDS encoding cytochrome (ubi)quinol oxidase subunit III: protein MTTAHAEASKEEFPHEPEKATLEGRNKVLAFWLFLGGEAVLFGTLFATFLALRNQTNEGPSANELFHLPLVAAATFILLVSSLTSVFAIQAMHRNRPAVLRNWLLVTVVLGLGFLILEIYEFTQYVRHEDFGMTTSAFSSAFYTLVGFHGAHVAFGIAWISVLIGQLMRKGLTVVTAPKVYVSAMYWHFIDVVWVFIFTVVYLLGKVG, encoded by the coding sequence ATGACAACGGCACATGCAGAAGCTTCTAAGGAAGAATTTCCTCACGAGCCGGAAAAAGCTACGCTCGAAGGACGAAACAAGGTTCTTGCCTTTTGGTTGTTTCTAGGTGGGGAAGCGGTATTGTTCGGCACGTTGTTCGCTACGTTCCTCGCATTGCGTAATCAGACGAATGAGGGGCCATCGGCGAATGAACTGTTTCACCTGCCGCTGGTAGCTGCTGCAACATTCATTCTTCTGGTAAGCAGTCTGACGAGTGTATTCGCTATCCAAGCGATGCATAGAAACCGTCCGGCTGTGCTTCGTAACTGGCTTTTGGTAACTGTAGTCTTAGGGCTTGGCTTCCTGATTCTGGAGATCTATGAGTTTACTCAATATGTGAGACATGAAGACTTCGGAATGACTACAAGTGCATTTAGTTCGGCATTCTATACATTAGTAGGGTTCCACGGTGCGCACGTAGCTTTCGGGATTGCATGGATCTCCGTCCTGATTGGGCAACTCATGCGTAAAGGATTAACCGTAGTTACTGCACCGAAAGTGTATGTGTCAGCCATGTACTGGCATTTTATTGATGTGGTATGGGTGTTCATCTTTACGGTTGTATACCTACTTGGAAAGGTGGGCTAG